Proteins co-encoded in one Balneolaceae bacterium genomic window:
- a CDS encoding UPF0175 family protein, whose amino-acid sequence MSDITIKYPSGFERAVHLTKDELEDHIRLMAALKMFELGKISSGKAAEFAEMSKPDFFDACNRYKVSVFNYSDEDIAKELKRDIETLDKL is encoded by the coding sequence ATGTCTGATATAACCATAAAATATCCTTCCGGTTTCGAACGTGCAGTTCATCTTACAAAAGATGAACTTGAGGATCATATACGTTTGATGGCGGCTTTAAAAATGTTTGAACTTGGCAAAATATCTTCCGGGAAAGCCGCAGAATTTGCAGAAATGTCAAAACCTGATTTCTTTGATGCCTGCAACAGATATAAAGTGAGTGTTTTTAATTATTCTGATGAAGACATTGCAAAAGAATTGAAGCGTGATATCGAAACACTCGATAAACTTTAA